The following coding sequences are from one Triticum aestivum cultivar Chinese Spring chromosome 5A, IWGSC CS RefSeq v2.1, whole genome shotgun sequence window:
- the LOC123107351 gene encoding uncharacterized protein — MGSALLSMVRMMKPKKDGAPPAFVHDLPHHGTTATPCRQRTEEERDASIICHVHHALRHYNASNPGSEFVPVKPLMAAYVGFQSHIWVHVSFVARRKKIASSKRRRNQANDADKTFFAELRYSHHHSGAPAVETCAIIEKSSRKSHLKTACAFCPESFQILHPLDGSFLCGKKCQANEGQGFIHFTNLLELPFTCPTATGPGNKEDAAAPKEEEEHSSVLSWAALPFHFLGNLITRVLPAFDDKHMDYRSGAKLARS, encoded by the exons ATGGGGTCTGCACTGTTGTCGATGGTGCGGATGATGAAGCCGAAGAAGGACGGCGCGCCGCCCGCTTTCGTGCACGACCTGCCGCACCACGGGACGACGGCGACTCCTTGCCGCCAGCGCACTGAAGA GGAGCGCGACGCGTCCATCATCTGCCATGTCCACCACGCCCTCCGCCACTACAACGCCAGCAACCCGGGCTCGGAGTTCGTCCCCGTAAAGCCTCTCATGGCCGCGTACGTGGGCTTCCAAAGCCACATCTGGGTCCACGTCAGCTTCGTCGCTCGCAGGAAGAAGATCGCCAGCAGCAAACGGAGGCGCAATCAGGCCAACGACGCGGACAAGACCTTCTTCGCCGAGCTGCGCTACAGCCACCACCACTCCGGCGCGCCGGCCGTCGAAACATGCGCCATTATCG AGAAATCGTCGCGCAAAAGTCACTTGAAGACCGCGTGTGCATTTTGCCCCGAGAGCTTTCAGATTTTGCACCCACTTGACGGGAGCTTCCTGTGCGGAAAGAAGTGCCAGGCAAACGAAGGCCAAGGTTTCATACATTTCACGAACCTGCTTGAGTTACCGTTCACATGCCCCACGGCCACTGGACCAGGCAATAAGGAGGATGCAGCAGcgccaaaggaggaggaggagcatagTAGCGTCCTGAGCTGGGCCGCCCTCCCCTTTCATTTTCTCGGTAATCTTATTACAAGGGTTTTACCGGCCTTTGATGATAAGCATATGGACTATAGATCAGGGGCAAAGCTAGCGAGAAGTTAA